A single genomic interval of Deinococcus sp. HSC-46F16 harbors:
- a CDS encoding Lrp/AsnC family transcriptional regulator, with product MVTAIVMVQADRQRIQETAEALAGVPGVREVYSVTGEWDIVVVLKLERYEDLDDVVTGHLRRVEGIARTQTMLAFRTYSEALLDQGFGVGLDEGEQFS from the coding sequence ATGGTCACAGCAATCGTGATGGTGCAGGCCGACCGCCAGCGCATTCAGGAAACCGCCGAGGCCCTCGCGGGGGTGCCCGGCGTGCGCGAGGTGTACTCGGTGACAGGCGAGTGGGACATCGTGGTGGTGCTGAAACTGGAGCGCTACGAGGACCTCGACGACGTGGTGACCGGCCACCTGCGCCGGGTCGAGGGCATCGCCCGCACCCAAACCATGCTGGCCTTCCGCACCTACAGCGAGGCGCTGCTCGACCAGGGCTTCGGCGTCGGGCTGGACGAAGGCGAGCAGTTTTCCTGA